The segment AAGGAAAAGACGTGACGCCGGAAGACTACAAGAAGCTCCTCGAAGAGTTGTCGTCACTGAAGAAAGCATTGGCCGAAGAGCGTTTGCGCGCAGATTTCTACCAAGAGATGGTCGCCTATGGCGAGGAAGTGTATGGCATAAAGCTAAAAAAAGCTGGCACCAAGTAGTCCGTAGGCTGCATGAAAGGGACAGGGAACGGTATAAGGTCGTTCCCCTGTGCCGTCTGCTTGGTGTGAGTAAACAAGCCTACTATAAGCATGAGGACAAGGTACTGCAACGTCTGATGGAAGAATCTTTCGTTGTGGAGTTTATCAAGGAAATCCGAGGGAAAGATCCGGGCATAGGAGGGAACAAGCTTTGGCAGATGTACCAGAGCCGGTTTGGTTCCCATAGCGTGGGTTATAACCGTTTCTATGACATCATCGAACGTTATGGCCTGAAAGTCCGTAAACGGAAAAGACGCGTCAAGACAACCGATTCCGACCATGAGTATCCAGTCTATCCGAATCTGATTAAGACATACATTCCGGATCGTCCCTGCCAGCTGATAGTCAGCGATATCACCTATATACCTTACTGGACAAAGCCGGAAACGGGCGAGTACGATTTCTGCTATCTTTCTTTAGTAACGGATTACTACACAAAGGAAATCATCGGTTACAGTGTGGGCGACACGCTGGAAGCCCGTTATCCTTTGGACGCATTGAACATGGCCTTGGCCTATTATAAGGGCAAGGATCTTAATGGATTGATCCATCACTCGGACCGTGGTGTCCAATATGCCTGTTACAGTTATATCTCCCGGTTGAAGGAAC is part of the Parabacteroides sp. AD58 genome and harbors:
- a CDS encoding IS3 family transposase, coding for MHERDRERYKVVPLCRLLGVSKQAYYKHEDKVLQRLMEESFVVEFIKEIRGKDPGIGGNKLWQMYQSRFGSHSVGYNRFYDIIERYGLKVRKRKRRVKTTDSDHEYPVYPNLIKTYIPDRPCQLIVSDITYIPYWTKPETGEYDFCYLSLVTDYYTKEIIGYSVGDTLEARYPLDALNMALAYYKGKDLNGLIHHSDRGVQYACYSYISRLKEHHIKISMTESGNPKDNAVAERVNNTIKNELLLGQSFYGVSEVKSAIRIAVDFYNNERPHLSLDGITPAEASAMRGTIKKRWKSYRELAIQGEMSNAFVSPNQVETNSLEASRLQP